A genomic segment from uncultured Marinifilum sp. encodes:
- a CDS encoding acyl-CoA reductase — protein MNLNQRIKSFSILGDFLSQFCSENQSQTNHYLNSKFYNDFKALISRVANENLWFTPFHVHASINGICSFLNAEKLEKWLSKYSISDKNTELKVAVIMAGNIPMVGFHDMLSVLISGHHFIGKLSSKDNQLLDFISKILIEINSEFRELISFQSERLNVQNKFDAIIATGSNNSARYFEAYFGKYQHIIRKNRTSIAVLSGNESKEELIALGKDIFLYFGLGCRNVSKLYVPTSYDFTKLLDCWKDYAYVSNHSKYANNYDYQRSLLLMNRIEHLDNGFILLCENQSFTSPIGLVNYEFYSEINGLNKTLKLHSDLIQCVVSNELDSSVPLGKAQEPELWDYADNVDTIAFLSNLKSK, from the coding sequence ATGAACTTAAATCAAAGAATAAAGAGCTTTAGTATATTGGGTGATTTTTTATCACAATTTTGTTCTGAAAATCAATCACAAACGAATCATTATTTAAATTCGAAATTCTATAATGATTTTAAAGCACTTATTTCCAGAGTTGCGAATGAAAACTTATGGTTTACTCCTTTTCATGTTCATGCATCTATAAATGGAATTTGCTCTTTTTTAAATGCTGAAAAATTAGAAAAATGGCTTTCTAAATATTCAATTTCCGATAAAAATACTGAACTTAAAGTTGCTGTAATAATGGCCGGAAATATTCCAATGGTAGGATTTCACGACATGTTATCAGTACTAATTTCGGGACATCATTTTATAGGAAAATTATCTTCAAAAGATAATCAGCTTTTAGACTTTATATCTAAAATTTTAATTGAAATAAACTCTGAATTTCGGGAACTAATATCATTCCAGTCGGAAAGATTAAATGTACAAAATAAATTCGATGCAATTATTGCCACGGGCAGTAATAATTCTGCGCGCTATTTCGAAGCATACTTTGGTAAATACCAGCACATTATCCGAAAAAACAGAACATCGATTGCTGTACTTAGCGGAAATGAAAGTAAAGAAGAGTTAATAGCACTTGGGAAAGATATTTTTCTATACTTTGGTTTGGGCTGTAGAAATGTATCAAAATTATACGTTCCAACTAGCTACGATTTTACGAAACTTCTTGACTGCTGGAAAGACTATGCCTACGTTAGCAATCATAGTAAATATGCCAACAATTACGATTACCAAAGATCTCTGCTATTAATGAATAGAATTGAGCATTTAGATAATGGATTCATACTTTTGTGCGAAAATCAATCTTTTACATCTCCAATAGGACTTGTTAACTATGAATTTTATTCCGAAATTAATGGTCTGAATAAAACACTGAAGTTGCATTCAGATCTTATACAATGCGTGGTAAGTAATGAGTTGGATTCTTCAGTTCCCCTAGGAAAAGCACAGGAACCCGAATTATGGGACTATGCCGATAATGTAGACACAATTGCATTTTTATCAAATTTAAAATCAAAATAA
- the miaA gene encoding tRNA (adenosine(37)-N6)-dimethylallyltransferase MiaA, protein MSKTLIVILGPTGVGKTDLSINIAKHFNTEISSSDSRQVYRELSIGTAVPEKEQLEAVKHHFIHTHSIHDYFSSWECEKQTIELLSKLYKEKNEVLLVGGSMMYIDAICNGIDDIPTIDPQLRKEVMEQYEKEGLEYMRMQLKQLDPVFYNQVDLKNAKRVIHAVEICLMTGKPYSELRTNSKKHRDFNILKIGLNRDRAELYDRINRRVDLMIEEGLIDEAKSVFEFRHYNSLNTVGYKELFEYFDGKIDLEKAIELIKRNSRRYAKRQLSWFRRDDEIQWFHPDQEEEVLQYIKSKILKEA, encoded by the coding sequence ATGTCTAAAACCCTAATTGTTATTCTTGGTCCTACAGGAGTTGGTAAAACCGATTTAAGTATCAATATTGCCAAACACTTTAATACTGAAATTTCATCGTCCGATAGCCGACAAGTATATCGTGAATTGAGCATTGGAACAGCAGTACCCGAAAAAGAACAATTAGAAGCAGTAAAACACCATTTTATTCATACACATTCTATTCACGACTATTTTAGCTCGTGGGAATGCGAAAAACAAACCATCGAGTTATTATCTAAACTCTATAAAGAAAAAAATGAAGTTCTGTTAGTTGGCGGCAGCATGATGTATATCGATGCTATTTGCAATGGTATCGACGACATTCCTACAATAGACCCACAGCTTAGAAAAGAGGTGATGGAGCAATATGAGAAAGAAGGCTTAGAATACATGCGAATGCAATTGAAACAACTCGATCCTGTTTTTTACAATCAAGTTGATTTAAAAAATGCAAAACGAGTAATTCATGCTGTAGAAATTTGCTTGATGACCGGAAAACCTTATTCTGAACTAAGAACCAATTCGAAAAAACACCGAGATTTTAACATCCTTAAAATTGGATTGAATCGCGACAGAGCCGAATTATATGATAGAATAAATCGAAGAGTTGACCTAATGATAGAAGAAGGTTTGATAGATGAAGCCAAATCTGTTTTTGAATTCAGGCATTATAACTCCTTGAATACTGTAGGCTACAAAGAATTGTTTGAATATTTCGATGGAAAAATAGATCTGGAAAAAGCCATTGAGCTAATCAAAAGAAACTCTCGTCGCTATGCCAAACGCCAGCTTTCCTGGTTTCGTCGTGATGATGAGATTCAGTGGTTCCATCCCGATCAGGAAGAAGAAGTACTTCAATATATCAAAAGTAAAATTTTAAAAGAGGCATAA